One Fusobacterium ulcerans DNA segment encodes these proteins:
- a CDS encoding ACT domain-containing protein codes for MNEKEKREYYIVDKRILPNSIQSVIKVNDLVQHSKISKYEAIKKVGISRSTYYKYKDFIKPFFESGKDKVFSIHMSLVDKPGILAKVLEIIATEDMNILTIIQNIAIDGIAKSTISLQTTENMLRKIEGMLERISEVDGVKDLRIIGSN; via the coding sequence ATGAACGAAAAGGAAAAAAGAGAGTATTACATTGTTGACAAGAGAATATTGCCTAATTCTATTCAAAGTGTAATTAAGGTTAATGATTTAGTACAGCACAGTAAAATTTCTAAATATGAAGCAATAAAAAAGGTAGGGATAAGCAGAAGTACATATTATAAATATAAAGACTTTATCAAACCTTTCTTTGAAAGTGGAAAGGATAAAGTGTTTAGTATCCATATGTCTCTTGTGGACAAACCAGGTATTCTTGCAAAAGTTTTAGAAATAATAGCTACTGAAGATATGAATATACTTACAATTATACAAAATATTGCAATAGATGGAATTGCTAAATCAACTATTTCACTTCAAACTACTGAAAACATGCTTAGAAAAATAGAAGGTATGTTAGAAAGAATATCAGAAGTTGATGGAGTGAAAGATTTAAGAATAATAGGAAGTAACTAA
- the folD gene encoding bifunctional methylenetetrahydrofolate dehydrogenase/methenyltetrahydrofolate cyclohydrolase FolD has product MILDGKNISSQIKEELKKELLDIKNKTGLVPGFAIIMVGENPASKIYVNSKIKGCKEIGIECFPHFLPGDVSEEKLLETIDELNKDKKVDGMLVQLPLPKHIDENKVIQKIALEKDVDGFKPENLGLLFLGNKTSLKPCTPLGIMELLKKYSIELQGKDAVIIGRSNIVGKPMAGFFINAGATVTVCNSKTKNLKEKTKNADILVVAIGVAKFITEDMVKDGAVVIDVGINRTEEGLFGDVEFEGVSKKASYITPVPGGVGPMTVAMLFHNTVQAFKNNRKI; this is encoded by the coding sequence ATGATATTAGATGGAAAAAATATCTCTTCTCAAATAAAGGAAGAGCTTAAAAAAGAGTTGCTGGATATAAAAAATAAAACTGGTCTTGTACCGGGATTTGCAATAATTATGGTTGGAGAAAATCCAGCATCAAAAATATATGTAAATTCTAAAATAAAAGGCTGTAAAGAGATAGGGATAGAATGTTTTCCACATTTTCTTCCAGGTGATGTCAGCGAAGAGAAATTATTGGAAACAATAGATGAGCTGAATAAAGATAAAAAAGTAGATGGAATGCTTGTACAGCTTCCTCTTCCAAAACATATAGATGAAAATAAAGTTATACAAAAAATTGCTTTGGAAAAAGATGTAGATGGATTCAAACCTGAAAATTTAGGACTGCTTTTTTTAGGAAATAAAACTTCATTGAAGCCTTGTACTCCATTAGGAATAATGGAATTATTGAAAAAATATTCAATAGAACTTCAAGGAAAAGATGCTGTAATTATTGGAAGAAGTAATATAGTAGGAAAACCTATGGCTGGATTCTTTATAAATGCTGGTGCAACAGTTACAGTGTGTAACAGTAAAACTAAGAATTTAAAAGAAAAAACAAAAAATGCAGACATATTAGTAGTAGCAATAGGAGTTGCTAAATTTATTACTGAAGATATGGTAAAAGATGGAGCAGTGGTTATAGATGTTGGGATAAACAGAACAGAGGAAGGACTTTTTGGAGATGTGGAATTTGAAGGAGTTTCAAAGAAAGCTTCTTATATAACTCCAGTTCCAGGAGGAGTAGGACCAATGACTGTTGCTATGCTTTTTCATAATACAGTGCAGGCTTTTAAAAATAATAGAAAAATATAA
- the fmt gene encoding methionyl-tRNA formyltransferase has product MRILFMGTPEFAVPCFDVLNSEYEIIGAFTKVDKPNMRGKKIKFTPVKEYALEHNIPVYQPNSLKTEETQNIIKELNPDLIVVVAYGKILPKEIIDMPKYGVINVHSSLLPKYRGAAPINAALIHGEKESGVTIMYIAEELDAGDMILSVSTEIKDEDNFLTLHDRLKDLGAEALLKAVKLIEKEEAPRVQQNHSEATFVKPFKKEDCKIDWNKTEREIFNFVRGMNPFPSAYTTLDDKIFKIYGVKENFKSYEEGTAGEIVDIKKGAGVIVKTGNGSVILTEVKPENKKLLSGADIINGNVLKKGDKLN; this is encoded by the coding sequence ATGAGAATACTTTTTATGGGAACTCCTGAGTTTGCAGTTCCTTGTTTTGATGTATTAAATTCAGAATATGAGATAATAGGTGCTTTTACAAAAGTAGATAAGCCCAATATGAGAGGGAAAAAAATAAAATTTACTCCAGTAAAAGAATATGCTTTGGAGCATAATATACCTGTGTATCAGCCAAACAGCTTAAAGACTGAAGAAACTCAGAATATCATAAAAGAATTGAATCCAGATTTAATTGTGGTAGTCGCTTATGGAAAAATACTTCCTAAAGAGATAATAGATATGCCAAAATATGGAGTGATAAATGTTCACTCATCCCTTCTTCCAAAATACAGAGGAGCAGCACCTATAAATGCGGCTTTGATACATGGAGAAAAGGAATCAGGAGTAACTATAATGTATATTGCTGAAGAGTTGGATGCAGGGGATATGATACTTAGTGTTTCAACTGAAATAAAAGATGAAGATAACTTTTTAACTCTTCATGACAGATTAAAAGATTTGGGAGCAGAAGCTCTTTTAAAAGCTGTAAAACTTATAGAAAAAGAAGAAGCGCCAAGAGTGCAGCAGAATCATTCAGAGGCAACTTTTGTAAAACCTTTTAAAAAAGAAGATTGTAAGATAGACTGGAACAAAACTGAAAGAGAAATATTCAATTTTGTAAGAGGTATGAATCCTTTTCCAAGTGCTTATACAACTTTAGATGATAAAATATTTAAAATATATGGAGTAAAAGAAAATTTTAAAAGTTATGAAGAAGGAACAGCTGGAGAAATAGTAGACATAAAAAAAGGTGCAGGAGTCATTGTGAAAACTGGAAATGGAAGTGTTATATTGACAGAAGTAAAACCTGAAAATAAAAAACTTCTAAGTGGAGCAGATATCATAAATGGAAATGTGCTTAAAAAAGGAGACAAACTAAATTAA
- the nrdR gene encoding transcriptional regulator NrdR, translating to MKCPFCNSEDTKVVDSRSFMDGYSIKRRRECIKCEKRFTTFEKVEETPLFIVKKDKRRDRFDRNKLMRGLVAATVKRNISRESLETFVLEIEKTIQNSLRGEITTQELGEMVMERLKSIDQVAYVRFASVYKEFNDIKSFIEIVEDINKDNDKKD from the coding sequence ATGAAATGTCCATTTTGTAATTCTGAAGATACAAAGGTAGTAGACAGCCGTTCTTTTATGGATGGATATTCAATAAAAAGACGTCGTGAGTGCATAAAATGTGAAAAAAGGTTCACTACTTTTGAAAAAGTAGAAGAAACTCCTTTGTTCATAGTGAAAAAAGATAAGAGAAGAGATAGATTTGATAGAAATAAGCTTATGAGAGGACTTGTAGCAGCTACTGTCAAAAGAAATATAAGCAGAGAAAGCCTTGAAACTTTTGTTCTTGAAATAGAAAAAACTATCCAAAATTCACTGAGAGGAGAAATTACAACTCAAGAATTAGGAGAAATGGTAATGGAAAGACTAAAAAGTATAGATCAGGTAGCATATGTGAGGTTTGCTTCGGTTTATAAAGAATTTAACGATATAAAATCTTTTATAGAGATTGTAGAGGATATAAATAAAGATAATGATAAAAAAGATTAG